The genomic stretch CAAAGCCACACTGTTTCCTAAGACCTTCAAAAGACCAACATTACCCTCAAAGCTACACTGTAGCCTAAGACCTtccaaacagggctgtggagtcggagagtgagtcattttgggtacctggagtcgctggtttcataaactgaggagtcggaagatttttgtattagactaaggagttggagtcgaggagtctgagccattttgggtacctggagctggagtcggtggtttcataaattgaggagtcgggagttggatgatttttgttctgactccacagccatgcTTCCAAAGACCAATATTACTCTCAAAGCTACACTGTATCCTAAGACCTTCCGAAAACCAACAGTACTCTCAAAGCTACACTATATCCTAAGACCTTCCTAAGACCAGCAGCACCTTCAAAGCTACACTATATCCTAAGACCTTCCTAAGACCAGCAGCACCTTCAAAGCTACATTGTATACAACAGATGGCAAAAAAACGGGTAAATCTACATAATGCTGCAAAGTTCTAGCGTTCTCAAGCACTGCTGCTTATCTGGATTtttgattaataataataataataataataataaaaaggataTATTACAGAACCAAAAAGAAGCCAATAATTTGTTTTCACTTAGGCCCCCTTTAGCTTATGTCATtccattcaccccccccccccccccaagctcgcTGCAGTAGCTATTAAAGGCAATATGACATGCCACACTGCCAGTGGCGTGACACGATgaactgctctggggcccgcagaAGTAAGGCACAAGCTGCAGTGCTTTGCTCTGTGAGTTACTTGGTAATCTCAGAAGTGCACCAGGAAGTTGCAATATTTTTGGGTGCAACTTTTTGGCTGTGGTGCGATTTGGAACAGTGCACCAGTGTAAAAGGACTCTACTACACCTATTCACTCTGATACACATTGGACAGAAGAGGTGTGACTGGGTCTGGGGAAGGGGAGGTATGACTCATAATGGACTGGGACTTCAGGGGATAGGCCAAAATTTAGTCACCATGCACTCCACCCAAGAGATTAGCTTGCTGATGTGTCTCTCAGAAAGATCTGCCCATTAACAACCAGCCAAATATCTTATGACCACCACCAAAACTAAATGTAAAGTCACCAGAGGGCAGTAATCTCATTTGGGAACTTCCAGCACACCAAACCGTTTCTAGATGCTTTCACGGGATCATCAGGTCCACAATTCTAAGGGACTCTGCTCCTACCTCCTTGGTATGGCTGATCATTTGTGTTTATGAAGATATCTAAAGAAAGATCTTGGTGACCGTTGGAGGTTGCCAACATGATCAGTCAGTCAGTCTCAGCTGTCTACGCCCAGCCTACGGCAATCATGATGAACCTTGGCCAACCTGGTCCAATGCCCACATGGCCTTTTCACCAATGACGAGGTCAGGAGGGCCCAATCAGACAGTTGCGTTTGCGTACTCCCGTTgataaagcagtactctaatcgGAATGGATTAGGAAGAATCACAGGGAGATCACTGACGTTTTGGAAGCAGAGAATGCCAAAGGAATGAAAAAACGTTTTCTAACCTGTGCGGTGGAGACATGGAAGCTTTAAACAGAAAGTTGGAAGAGAATTAGCTACAAGTACATGAGGAGCCGCCACGGTGCATCGGCCTGAGCCTGTAtggcattctctctctctctctctccgctcTGCTGTGGCAAACAGTTCCCAAGGAAAACTGCGACGGGGCACGAGCCCAGAGATGGCGCTGTGCAAAGTGGCTAGGCTAGCGGCATGCACCATCACCGTTTAAGGAGCTGGAGCAGAGAGTTGGTTATGCTCGTTACCTGCTCAGCATGATCCTTCTTCACAGTCTCCAGCTGTTCCACCTGCGAGATGCCGTGGAGGGAACCAAGAAGATAATTAAACGGTATTGATTTCAGCAAACACATAACTATCGATCTATCGCTTTACCGTTTAGTTATTAGATTTCAAAACTGAGGTGAGCAGTAAAGGTGGGTGCCCAACCATCATACCGCCTGGGGAACCCCACCTGCAAGCTACATCCCATGGGGGGCAGGTAGCTTCCCCAAATACTCTCACCACCCGGGAGACCACCCACACTGACCCTCTAAAACACAAAAAATGGCAGCTTCTAAAAAACATGGCTATGATCTGCAGGATAAGCCAGCAAGTGTACCTATGCCTGCAGAACCAGATCTAGCAAGAGGTGATCCGACTAACTCATTTGGGACTGCACAGCTCTTACCCCTTAAAGGACTTCTCAGGCGACAGGATCtatctagctttacttacctgggtcttcttcaagcccctagaagtcatttgtgtccctcgccgcagctctggtcttctcccgGCCTCTGCTGGCAGCCTCTAAGGAATGCCAACCCCCGATGGTCCAGCATctcctgtgcatgtgcaagcaCGCACCTGCCCCGCGAATGCGCCcacggctcctgatcacgtgggcGAGCTCGCATGTGCATGCACATAAGACTCCAACCCTTCGGGGGTCTGCGATCTTTAGAAGCTGCTAGCTGGACTCTAGAGAAGTCCGGAGCTGGggcgagggacacaaatgacttccaGGGGCTTTTTCAGTCGTGGACCacattcctctcctccctccatgAAGTTGCGAGCTGGCACGTACAGACAGCAGGTCACATGATGCCGCCAAGGTCATGGAGATCGGAGCTGGAAGCTGTGATTGGGTGAGTTAAAGCTGTCATTACACACCACTTACAACTCTGCAGGGAGAAGAGGAATAAGGCCTATCGCAGGGCCGGAGTCATAGCACTAACGGGCAGAGCATGGCCTGCAGGTAGTTTGCCTAGCTCTGCGCCAGATGGCTCTCCATCGAGGCCGCCTCTGTCAAGAACAtagcatgtgcacagcagccactgACTTCCCTCGGCGCCTCAACCAGCGATAAGGCTGGCGGACTGACTCGATCAAGGGCATGGTTGTCCCATTCACCCTCTGCTGACATGCCCTGCcagccctcctccttcccccggcATAGCAACAGAATACACTGCTAGCCATACAACACTAGCCTAAAGGCTAGTGACCCATCCGTACAGCCTTAGACCCGCATGGTCACAGGAGGGATTGAGATTTTACAGAATAATAAAGTAATGAATAAGTTACCTGTGCAAGCAACTTCTGCTTTTCTTCCTGGAACTTGTGCTTTTCCTCCACAAGCTTGGACTTTGCATGCTCATACTTGCTGGTTAAATCTGCAAATTTTTGGCCGAGTTCATCTGCTTGCCCCTTGCCTTCAGAAACAGTCTTCTCGTAATTCTGCTGGAGAGACTCGATCTCCCGGGTGTGCTTCTCGGAGACTTTGGCTAGGTCCATCTCCATCTTCTTAGCGCTCTGTTCGGAGGCTTTGGTCAAAGACTTATTTTCCGCAAGCAGCTGCTTGTTATCTTCCTGTAACTTGGCAAACTGCTCAGAGGCTTTGGTCAAAGACTTATTTTCTGCAAGCAGCTGCTTGTTATCTTCCTGTAACTTGGCAATCTGCTCAGAGGCTTTGGTCAAAGATTTATTTTCTGCAAGCAGCTGCTTGTTGTCTTCCAGTAACTTGGCAATCTGCTCAGAGGCTTTGGTCAAAGACTTATTTTCCACAAGCAGCTGCTTGTTATCTTCCTGTAACTTGGCAATCTGCTCAGAAGCTTTGGTCAAAGACTTATTTTCTGCAAGCAGCTGCTTGTTGTCTTCCTGTAACTTGGCAATCTGCTCGATATGGTGGTTGCTTTCCTTCTGCAAGGTCTCCAGAGTAGCTTCTTTTGTAGACAAGGTTTCTTTCAGGACCAGCAGTGAAGCCACCTGCGCCTTAGTCTTCTCTAGTTCTGCCTTCATGTCGCCTGAAATCTTCTGGCTCTTCAATAGGTCCTCCGTGAGCTTACTTTGCGCTTGAGTCTGCTCGGACTTCATTTCCTCGTTGCTGTTTCTGAGGCATGTCAACTCATTCAAAACATTTTGAAGTTGCTGGTTCAGTGAGGAGTTTTCTACCTCTTTTTGGGAACATTTTTCTGACCAGGTCTTCACCTCCTGTTCGAGTTTTGCTATGGTTTCGTCTTTCAACCCAAGTTTTTTCTGCAAACCTGAAACAGACGCGCTCTGCTTGTCCGCTCCCTGcttgtagctcgaatattcagtcTTTAAGCTCTCGATGGTACTCTGCTTCTCAGTTAGTTCTTTAGCAGATGCCTCTAGTTTTTCCTGGACAAGTTTAAGCTGTTTCTCCAGATCTGTGCTTTTATTGGATTCTCTTGCAAGCAACTCTTTTACCTCCAAAAAGCTCTTTTCAGTGGTGGTCATCTTAGCAGTCAGGTTGTTCAGCTCCTCTTGCATTACATCCACCTGACCACTCCTCTTCTCAATTTCTTCCTGAAATTTTGAGGATTGCTCTTTTGCTTCTGCTAAAGATTTCTCCTGCTCCTGAGAAACAGACAAGACATGTGAAAGTTCCTTACTGGATTCGTTGAAAGACTTCTGACTCTGCTCTAATTCTTGCACTTTGTGGATCAGCTCTATTTTCAGTGCTTCTAAAGAGGATTCTCGCTCCGTCTGCATCGATCGTGACTCCTCCAGCTGCTTGGTCAGCTCACTTGACTTCTCCTGTTCCTGCTGAATCTTGCCTTCCAACTCCTGGAGAGCCTTCTGCCACTGTTCTGATGAGGTGGCCTTTTCAGATGCTGTACGTCTGGCCTCCGCCGCATCTTTGAGGGCGCGGTTCATTCGCAACTCCCTATCCTGCACCTTCTCTTCCAGATCAGTTATTCTGCTCTCCAGAGAGCTCACCACATTTGCCAAAGAATGGTGGCCTTCACGGATCGAGGCATTTTCTTCAATTTTCTCTTGGAGGAGACGCTCCAATCTCTGGTTCTCGGTCTCTTTTTCAGCAACCGCAGCTTTTAAAGCCACAAGCTCTGAATCCATGGTTTTTATGGATTCCTTATAATTTTTAATCTCTTCCTTCTGTTTTGAAGCTTGCTCTTCTACTTCTTTGAGTCCAGACAACTCTTCACGGAACGCAGATGCAATTTGTCTCTCCTTCAAAAGCTCTTCTCCTTTTGCAGCAACTTCCTTGGAAAGCTTTTCCAGCTCTGTCTCCTTCATTGTAATGAGATCAAGCGATCGGGAAAGCTCGTTCTGAAGGGATGAAAATTCACTTTTATGGAGATCCCCCGATTTCTGTAGCTGAGCCTCTACCTCAAATTTATTAGTTTGCTCGGATTTTAAGTCTGCTATGGCCCTTTCCTTCTCCTCAGACAACTTAGAGACCACGTTGTCCTTTTCCATTAGTTCTTGCTTGTGCTTCTCATTGGATTCGGTCAGTTGTTTTCCAAGTTGCTCCAGTTGTTTAGAAAGAGTCTCCCCTTGATGCTCCCGTTCTTTAATGGTTGCCTGCATACAGCTGATCTCTGACTGCAAAGACGTAATTCTTTCAGACTTGTGTTCTTCGAGCCGTTTTAAAGTGGATTCCAACTCTGCTCTCTTATGCTTTTCTTCAGCAAGTTCTTTGGAGAGCAAATTGAGATCTtgctctgtgctgctacgactctTCTCTAGCTGGGATATCTTCTCTACTTCCTGTTCCTGAGCCAACCTCAGTTTCTCCTCGAGTGAACGGATCGACTGGAGCAAGACCTGCTCATAAGCTTCTTTTTTTTCTACAAGAGCCCTGGCGGCAGAAAGCTCAGACTCAAGATGCGATGCCTTCTCCAGATGAGTGGACATGGCCGTCTTTGCTTCGGCTTCCATCTCAGATATTTTTAACTTTTCCTTTTCCAGCTGTTGGCAGACCTCATCATAATCCTTTTTTAGTAATTCTATCCGCTCCTCCACCTGGCTTGAGTTTTGAGCTATATCTTTCCACTTGTCTATTTCCATCCTTACCTTTTCAATTTCCTCCTCCCGCTGTTTGATTACAGCAGAGGTGTCGGCCAGTTTTTGttgcagaagctcaccatttgctttGTACTCTTCCTCGACTTTTTGAAGTTGCGCCTTCAGCTTCTCACTGGTTGCTTTCTCTTCAGTCAGCTCTGCAAGTGTTTGGTCTTGGTTTTCACTCAGCTTTTTGAGGTCTCCCTCAAGCACGGTATTTCGTCGTTCCTGATTCTCAAGGGAGGCCGAACGTGCTCTCTCCTTCTCTAAAAGTCCCTTTAGGTTTTCCACAGCATCTTCCAGGGCCAATAATTTCTCTTTAATTTTGCGATTTTCTTCTCTAATCTGCTCCATCTCGCTAGTAGTCTGCTCATAACTTTTTATTTGGGCTTCTTGCTCCGCTAGCTGCACTTTCAACGACTCCAATGCAGAGGCATGCGACTTGCGCTGAGTGTCGTTCTCTGAATCTAGGTGCTGGCATTTGGCTACGAGGTCTAAGATGGTATCATCCAGTTCTTGCACTTTCAGGGTCAGTTCTGCTTTCTCTCTTTTCAAATCATCCACTGTTCCCAAACCATCTCTGTGATCTTTTTGTAAACTTTGACATGTTTGATCCAATTTACGCAACTCCTCCTCTTTTTCGCTTTTATAATCATTGAATGTTTTATTCGCAGAGTCCTTTTCTTCAACCAGATTATTCCGTTCTCGTTCTAAACTGATCATCTGTTGGGAAGCTACATTGAGTTTTTCAGTTAATTCTACTGATTTTTCTTCTTTGGTGGTCAAAGTGTTTCTCAGATGGTTCACTTGATTTTGGAGCTCTTCAACGTTCCTTTTTGAAGACTCCTCTTGTTTCTGCAAGGCTTCCTCCAGATGACCTTTCTTGCTTttctcttcttctacttctttttGAAGAGCGGTAATGGTCTCATCCTTCTGAACTAGAGAAGCCTTCAGCTTTGTAATCTCCAGTTTGAGCGTGGTAATCTGGCTGGTCAGCTTCTCCTCTTGGACCTTGGCCTCTTG from Hyperolius riggenbachi isolate aHypRig1 chromosome 2, aHypRig1.pri, whole genome shotgun sequence encodes the following:
- the NUMA1 gene encoding nuclear mitotic apparatus protein 1 isoform X1, which translates into the protein MALQGTKIECLLKWVNSLKVNDPIEDLYRLQDLNILIKIIHKLNGSTEEQPQILNKSLEDRLAFLQRHLRCGSKAENLVQWQKILQGEHSELEICKVLVLLFYVSNMKCKNPQEWESYDHKTQTELASILRFVLDNEEDFALDDKLLRFLQKKGRPVPSSESASSSDESVSPNVSTRTTQVRFLELHKVASSSSLKSFPLDSPSSPMSEVLHLPQFQMRKLRKQIQEGRELRDELDLELSETRKRLAEKEAQIFLMQQRIERLKVLNEKQTDQQEPRELEELREKNESLMIRLRDALKQCQDMKTDRNQLERKNDQLSDENGDLTYKVRGLSSHLAQLQEALNESIEVHETSVSSWQQRQNQMENELTAAITEKKSLEERNQILQEKISMLEEQLKAMENSEQQEKGERMGDVLQLEQLQQEVTSLNTKIMELRTQITQMEEEKKATVEDLNAQRLRFDSEKNQLQDIVNNLQTSLSEMTFQREKQDQEAKVQEEKLTSQITTLKLEITKLKASLVQKDETITALQKEVEEEKSKKGHLEEALQKQEESSKRNVEELQNQVNHLRNTLTTKEEKSVELTEKLNVASQQMISLERERNNLVEEKDSANKTFNDYKSEKEEELRKLDQTCQSLQKDHRDGLGTVDDLKREKAELTLKVQELDDTILDLVAKCQHLDSENDTQRKSHASALESLKVQLAEQEAQIKSYEQTTSEMEQIREENRKIKEKLLALEDAVENLKGLLEKERARSASLENQERRNTVLEGDLKKLSENQDQTLAELTEEKATSEKLKAQLQKVEEEYKANGELLQQKLADTSAVIKQREEEIEKVRMEIDKWKDIAQNSSQVEERIELLKKDYDEVCQQLEKEKLKISEMEAEAKTAMSTHLEKASHLESELSAARALVEKKEAYEQVLLQSIRSLEEKLRLAQEQEVEKISQLEKSRSSTEQDLNLLSKELAEEKHKRAELESTLKRLEEHKSERITSLQSEISCMQATIKEREHQGETLSKQLEQLGKQLTESNEKHKQELMEKDNVVSKLSEEKERAIADLKSEQTNKFEVEAQLQKSGDLHKSEFSSLQNELSRSLDLITMKETELEKLSKEVAAKGEELLKERQIASAFREELSGLKEVEEQASKQKEEIKNYKESIKTMDSELVALKAAVAEKETENQRLERLLQEKIEENASIREGHHSLANVVSSLESRITDLEEKVQDRELRMNRALKDAAEARRTASEKATSSEQWQKALQELEGKIQQEQEKSSELTKQLEESRSMQTERESSLEALKIELIHKVQELEQSQKSFNESSKELSHVLSVSQEQEKSLAEAKEQSSKFQEEIEKRSGQVDVMQEELNNLTAKMTTTEKSFLEVKELLARESNKSTDLEKQLKLVQEKLEASAKELTEKQSTIESLKTEYSSYKQGADKQSASVSGLQKKLGLKDETIAKLEQEVKTWSEKCSQKEVENSSLNQQLQNVLNELTCLRNSNEEMKSEQTQAQSKLTEDLLKSQKISGDMKAELEKTKAQVASLLVLKETLSTKEATLETLQKESNHHIEQIAKLQEDNKQLLAENKSLTKASEQIAKLQEDNKQLLVENKSLTKASEQIAKLLEDNKQLLAENKSLTKASEQIAKLQEDNKQLLAENKSLTKASEQFAKLQEDNKQLLAENKSLTKASEQSAKKMEMDLAKVSEKHTREIESLQQNYEKTVSEGKGQADELGQKFADLTSKYEHAKSKLVEEKHKFQEEKQKLLAQVEQLETVKKDHAEQVQELNKQLSQQEKTIRSQQQKLKQRDSEAHEEVEKKQKRLAELEKELEKQTQAVEHYKAQMDKAKVHYDAKKQQAQELSDQLHSVTREQEQLRRDNEELRKESERLNKDLQLSLLQTKEAEQTCKTLTSQVRSLEAQVEYADRQLREHGKSQVATDALKSREALYPPRATQSHPDVSADSLDLSSDEDNPMNSTRVSTYRKNERARREPPTAQDDSLASSSSNRLPKKVESLESLYFTPIPTRSQAKMDSSLGSIPDFSLDSTQKTRSARRRTTQVINITMTKRTKEEVDQEAESANASFYSLRSAISHQNVNQQGSGGRRGRKPKSAVSAPAIHSLPSQESLVKAEPSSSDDSINNDILMNLPGYRPSTRSSARLSQASNRSSFYVATCHDEPDPQEDWNRIAELQQRNKICPPHLKTSYPLESRPSILTTTVTDEEMKTGDPKETLRRATLLPSQIRESVSGTRRMSLSSSGAEHAGGGIHTRQQMKRVWEEPHDGPDTPESKKPTSCFSRPMTPKDKPESRRTSTAADSKASGSQKSSSTRRQSTAFSVLITPKKLGSSLLRRGLNKKSTPKSTPQGRGASGKSPHLSIRKSPGKKSPGRPPAAAKSPKTTSRFFERKQTRNK
- the NUMA1 gene encoding nuclear mitotic apparatus protein 1 isoform X2, encoding MALQGTKIECLLKWVNSLKVNDPIEDLYRLQDLNILIKIIHKLNGSTEEQPQILNKSLEDRLAFLQRHLRCGSKAENLVQWQKILQGEHSELEICKVLVLLFYVSNMKCKNPQEWESYDHKTQTELASILRFVLDNEEDFALDDKLLRFLQKKGRPVPSSESASSSDESVSPNVSTRTTQVRFLELHKVASSSSLKSFPLDSPSSPMSEVLHLPQFQMRKLRKQIQEGRELRDELDLELSETRKRLAEKEAQIFLMQQRIERLKVLNEKQTDQQEPRELEELREKNESLMIRLRDALKQCQDMKTDRNQLERKNDQLSDENGDLTYKVRGLSSHLAQLQEALNESIEVHETSVSSWQQRQNQMENELTAAITEKKSLEERNQILQEKISMLEEQLKAMENSEQQEKGERMGDVLQLEQLQQEVTSLNTKIMELRTQITQMEEEKKATVEDLNAQRLRFDSEKNQLQDIVNNLQTSLSEMTFQREKQDQEAKVQEEKLTSQITTLKLEITKLKASLVQKDETITALQKEVEEEKSKKGHLEEALQKQEESSKRNVEELQNQVNHLRNTLTTKEEKSVELTEKLNVASQQMISLERERNNLVEEKDSANKTFNDYKSEKEEELRKLDQTCQSLQKDHRDGLGTVDDLKREKAELTLKVQELDDTILDLVAKCQHLDSENDTQRKSHASALESLKVQLAEQEAQIKSYEQTTSEMEQIREENRKIKEKLLALEDAVENLKGLLEKERARSASLENQERRNTVLEGDLKKLSENQDQTLAELTEEKATSEKLKAQLQKVEEEYKANGELLQQKLADTSAVIKQREEEIEKVRMEIDKWKDIAQNSSQVEERIELLKKDYDEVCQQLEKEKLKISEMEAEAKTAMSTHLEKASHLESELSAARALVEKKEAYEQVLLQSIRSLEEKLRLAQEQEVEKISQLEKSRSSTEQDLNLLSKELAEEKHKRAELESTLKRLEEHKSERITSLQSEISCMQATIKEREHQGETLSKQLEQLGKQLTESNEKHKQELMEKDNVVSKLSEEKERAIADLKSEQTNKFEVEAQLQKSGDLHKSEFSSLQNELSRSLDLITMKETELEKLSKEVAAKGEELLKERQIASAFREELSGLKEVEEQASKQKEEIKNYKESIKTMDSELVALKAAVAEKETENQRLERLLQEKIEENASIREGHHSLANVVSSLESRITDLEEKVQDRELRMNRALKDAAEARRTASEKATSSEQWQKALQELEGKIQQEQEKSSELTKQLEESRSMQTERESSLEALKIELIHKVQELEQSQKSFNESSKELSHVLSVSQEQEKSLAEAKEQSSKFQEEIEKRSGQVDVMQEELNNLTAKMTTTEKSFLEVKELLARESNKSTDLEKQLKLVQEKLEASAKELTEKQSTIESLKTEYSSYKQGADKQSASVSGLQKKLGLKDETIAKLEQEVKTWSEKCSQKEVENSSLNQQLQNVLNELTCLRNSNEEMKSEQTQAQSKLTEDLLKSQKISGDMKAELEKTKAQVASLLVLKETLSTKEATLETLQKESNHHIEQIAKLQEDNKQLLAENKSLTKASEQIAKLQEDNKQLLVENKSLTKASEQIAKLLEDNKQLLAENKSLTKASEQIAKLQEDNKQLLAENKSLTKASEQFAKLQEDNKQLLAENKSLTKASEQSAKKMEMDLAKVSEKHTREIESLQQNYEKTVSEGKGQADELGQKFADLTSKYEHAKSKLVEEKHKFQEEKQKLLAQVEQLETVKKDHAEQVQELNKQLSQQEKTIRSQQQKLKQRDSEAHEEVEKKQKRLAELEKELEKQTQAVEHYKAQMDKAKVHYDAKKQQAQELSDQLHSVTREQEQLRRDNEELRKESERLNKDLQLSLLQTKEAEQTCKTLTSQVRSLEAQVEYADRQLREHGKSQVATDALKSREALYPPRATQSHPDVSADSLDLSSDEDNPMNSTRKNERARREPPTAQDDSLASSSSNRLPKKVESLESLYFTPIPTRSQAKMDSSLGSIPDFSLDSTQKTRSARRRTTQVINITMTKRTKEEVDQEAESANASFYSLRSAISHQNVNQQGSGGRRGRKPKSAVSAPAIHSLPSQESLVKAEPSSSDDSINNDILMNLPGYRPSTRSSARLSQASNRSSFYVATCHDEPDPQEDWNRIAELQQRNKICPPHLKTSYPLESRPSILTTTVTDEEMKTGDPKETLRRATLLPSQIRESVSGTRRMSLSSSGAEHAGGGIHTRQQMKRVWEEPHDGPDTPESKKPTSCFSRPMTPKDKPESRRTSTAADSKASGSQKSSSTRRQSTAFSVLITPKKLGSSLLRRGLNKKSTPKSTPQGRGASGKSPHLSIRKSPGKKSPGRPPAAAKSPKTTSRFFERKQTRNK